The nucleotide sequence CTCAAAATGACGCTCACCCACAAGACTCCGTACCCAATTTTGTCCAAATAAGGGATATGGGGTTCCAGGTTTCCAATAATTACAATAGGGATGGCCACCATTTGCATAGCGGTCTTCCATTTGCCGGCTGGTTTGGCCGCGATAATGATTTGATCTGCCGCAGCAACAGAGCGGATACCCCCGATAAAGTTGTCCCGGGCCAGGATAATGATCACCATCCAGGCGTCGATTTTGCCCTGAGCCAGCAACATCGCCAGAACGCTGGTGACCAGGATCTTATCAGCGATCGGGTCCATGAATTTGCCGAAATTGCTGACGGCGTTGTATTTGCGGGCATAGTAGCCGTCATAGTAATCGGTGATAGAGGCCAGAATGAAAAAGCAGGCAGCAGCGACATTCCAGCCCAGAGTGTTGGGCCACATCAGTGCCACAATAACAGGCACAAAGAACACCCGGCTTAAGGTGATTCTTGTTGGAAGATTCTTCTGAAATTCTGTAACTGCCACAAACACTCCAATCGCTTCGCGCTGGACTAAAGGTAGCAATTTAGACTAGAAAGAATCAATGTTTATTCATCGTCACAAAGTGCAGTTTTACGAAACAGATCTTATGGGAATTGTTCACCATAGCAATTACCTCAGATTTTATGAGGAAGCCCGTGTGGCCTGGGCACATGCTCACGGGTTGTTGGATTACCAAAAACCGGGTTCGGCGAGTCATTTTGCGGTCTATGAGACTCAAGTAAAACATGTGAAACCGACGTTCTTTGGGGATGACCTCGAGATCGAAGTGCAGGCGCGCACCGAAGGCAACAGACTGGTGTTTCAGTACCGTCT is from Bdellovibrio bacteriovorus str. Tiberius and encodes:
- a CDS encoding acyl-CoA thioesterase: MFIHRHKVQFYETDLMGIVHHSNYLRFYEEARVAWAHAHGLLDYQKPGSASHFAVYETQVKHVKPTFFGDDLEIEVQARTEGNRLVFQYRLLGRGRDVCSVAKTVHVPLGLDLKLLRFPADMKAIVNKELEKEAWIETWL
- the pgsA gene encoding CDP-diacylglycerol--glycerol-3-phosphate 3-phosphatidyltransferase, which codes for MAVTEFQKNLPTRITLSRVFFVPVIVALMWPNTLGWNVAAACFFILASITDYYDGYYARKYNAVSNFGKFMDPIADKILVTSVLAMLLAQGKIDAWMVIIILARDNFIGGIRSVAAADQIIIAAKPAGKWKTAMQMVAIPIVIIGNLEPHIPYLDKIGYGVLWVSVILSITSGVEYYLGYLKSRKD